One part of the Paroedura picta isolate Pp20150507F chromosome 5, Ppicta_v3.0, whole genome shotgun sequence genome encodes these proteins:
- the LOC143837289 gene encoding free fatty acid receptor 2-like: MDLLPNNTLVLTVYIFAFLTGLPSNLLAIYTFLPKVRQKPTPIDILLLNLTISDIILLLFLPFKMVEAASGMTWPLPDFLCPLTGFCYYSSIYISTLFLTAVSVERYLGVAYPIKYKLNRRPAYAVVASIFFWLLACSHCSIVYIVQYQVVGLNETGSAPDNISKCYEKFSSSQLRILLPVRLELCLSLFCLPFLITLFCYVNLIRILTSLPNIQARRKQRAVGLAVATLLNFAICFAPYNISHIVGFIRNQSPPWRVYALLLSTLNASLDPAIFYFSSTAIRQTFAKCFANMGRKLQNLVPRCYRLCFACCDSEGENHRTEKSSLSNLGELAAERIGTRR, translated from the coding sequence ATGGACCTGTTGCCCAACAATACCCTAGTCCTCACTGTCTACATTTTTGCATTCCTGACCGGCCTCCCTTCCAACCTCCTGGCTATCTACACGTTCCTGCCGAAAGTCCGCCAGAAGCCGACCCCTATCGACATCCTCTTGCTCAACCTGACCATTTCTGACATTATCCTCCTGCTTTTCCTGCCCTTCAAGATGGTAGAAGCCGCCTCGGGCATGACTTGGCCACTCCCTGATTTCCTCTGCCCCCTCACCGGCTTCTGCTACTACAGCAGCATCTACATCAGCACCCTCTTTCTGACCGCGGTCAGCGTGGAGCGCTACTTGGGCGTGGCCTACCCCATCAAATACAAGCTGAACCGCAGGCCGGCTTACGCAGTTGTCGCTAGCATCTTTTTTTGGCTCTTGGCCTGCTCCCACTGCAGCATTGTCTACATTGTCCAATACCAGGTGGTCGGCCTCAACGAGACCGGTTCTGCTCCCGACAACATCTCAAAATGCTACGAGAAGTTTTCCTCCAGCCAGCTCCGTATCCTCCTCCCAGTCCGGCTGGAGCTCTGCCTCTCCCTCTTCTGCCTCCCGTTCCTCATCACCCTCTTCTGCTACGTCAACTTGATTCGCATCCTGACCTCCTTGCCCAACATCCAGGCCCGCAGGAAGCAGCGGGCCGTGGGTCTGGCAGTGGCCACTCTGCTCAATTTTGCCATCTGCTTCGCTCCTTACAACATCTCACACATTGTGGGCTTCATCCGGAATCAGAGCCCACCTTGGAGAGTGTACGCTTTGCTCCTGAGCACCCTCAATGCCTCCCTGGACCCAGCAATCTTCTATTTTTCCTCCACTGCCATCCGGCAGACTTTCGCCAAGTGTTTTGCCAACATGGGCCGCAAACTCCAGAACCTTGTGCCTCGGTGCTAccggctgtgttttgcctgttgTGACAGTGAGGGAGaaaaccacaggactgaaaaatcaTCCCTCTCAAATCTGGGGGAATTGGCAGCTGAAAGGATTGGCACAAGGAGGTAG